In Streptomyces sp. NBC_00433, a single genomic region encodes these proteins:
- a CDS encoding FAD-dependent oxidoreductase, whose protein sequence is MSGRPGTTAGSGGARVVVVGAGVTGLLTAVECVLAGHRVTVLDRGAIPDPAATSHDQHRTLRTLAVGDIEATRRMGAAHRRWLELEPVLGPGCYRQVGVVTAWPRERLAEVTRFAAAADVPVETVGPGTLPQLGFPAGTVGVRESRAGVLLAGRVLRAAARWLAARPAAALRPYSPVAAVDAGAGKVTLAGGEVVGGDVVLVAAGPWTGELVGLPAVLHRQTMVYLRPGRGQARRWRHAPAVGGLGTDGRAWVVPPVAGTLLKVSSDAVCREAADTDAGAEDQAPWAERLADAGILRDPAGYQVVAVRACHYTTDTAAGGARLAQMSPAVWARTACGGSGFASAPLVAATVAAAAKEAAI, encoded by the coding sequence GTGAGCGGCAGGCCGGGCACGACGGCCGGGAGCGGCGGCGCGCGGGTGGTCGTGGTCGGAGCGGGCGTCACCGGGCTGCTGACAGCCGTGGAGTGCGTGCTCGCCGGCCACCGCGTCACCGTGCTCGACCGGGGCGCGATCCCCGACCCCGCGGCCACCTCCCACGACCAGCACCGCACCCTGCGCACCCTCGCGGTGGGCGACATCGAGGCGACCCGGCGGATGGGCGCGGCCCACCGCCGCTGGCTGGAGCTCGAACCGGTGCTCGGCCCCGGCTGCTACCGGCAGGTGGGCGTCGTCACCGCGTGGCCGCGCGAGCGCCTCGCCGAGGTCACGCGCTTCGCCGCCGCCGCTGACGTGCCGGTCGAGACCGTCGGGCCCGGCACGCTGCCGCAGCTCGGTTTCCCCGCCGGCACCGTGGGCGTACGCGAGTCGCGGGCCGGTGTGCTGCTGGCCGGCCGGGTGCTGCGGGCCGCGGCCAGGTGGCTGGCGGCCAGGCCCGCGGCGGCGCTGCGCCCGTACAGCCCTGTGGCGGCGGTCGACGCCGGCGCGGGGAAGGTCACGCTGGCCGGCGGCGAGGTCGTCGGCGGTGACGTGGTGCTGGTCGCGGCGGGCCCGTGGACCGGGGAGCTGGTCGGCCTGCCCGCGGTGCTGCACCGCCAGACCATGGTCTACCTGCGGCCCGGCCGCGGGCAGGCCCGCCGCTGGCGCCATGCGCCCGCGGTGGGCGGCCTCGGCACGGACGGGCGGGCCTGGGTGGTGCCGCCGGTCGCCGGCACGCTGCTCAAGGTCAGCTCGGACGCGGTCTGCCGGGAGGCGGCCGACACCGACGCCGGCGCCGAGGACCAGGCGCCGTGGGCGGAGCGGCTGGCGGACGCCGGGATCCTCCGCGACCCGGCCGGCTACCAGGTGGTCGCGGTCCGCGCGTGCCACTACACGACCGATACGGCCGCCGGCGGTGCCCGGCTGGCCCAGATGAGCCCCGCCGTCTGGGCGCGTACGGCCTGCGGGGGTTCCGGGTTCGCGTCGGCCCCGCTGGTCGCCGCGACGGTGGCGGCGGCGGCGAAGGAGGCTGCGATATGA
- a CDS encoding MFS transporter, which yields MTDEGTVGVFDTLKATPMAVRYLLGGVLVNQLGAFVQTFLVLYLTHRHLSVDAAGLCLVAYSAGTILGTMLGGEATQRFGPRFTIVAAMAGSGPLVAVIPALSRSGLLAPLLVVVAAAGLLAQAYRPAASVLLSDLMPERQQVMAFSMMRIALNTGAALAPLIAAGLILVDWDALFWLDGATTLVYAALAFALLPRRAVLAAAEEKAAADRGPEEAEADAPAPITGRAAYRAMLRDRKYMFYLTAVLLGTITYVQSLIALPLQIKADDYPTGLYSAVLTVSSLVLITCELKITTYILRMPTHTAVVLGHLVNSLGFAVYGLAAHSPAFIMIGAVFEVSGLMIAGPSMFAHPATFPAALKARYIGTMQATAGLAAALGPLFAVFVWTRLDHGFWVLCAVVNGVAGVLAMAGLNRGRDPGTATEQDEISQGAAEEVIGGTA from the coding sequence ATGACCGACGAGGGCACGGTCGGCGTGTTCGACACGCTGAAGGCGACCCCGATGGCGGTGCGTTACCTGCTCGGTGGCGTACTGGTCAACCAGCTGGGCGCGTTCGTCCAGACCTTCCTGGTGCTGTACCTGACGCACCGGCACCTGTCGGTCGACGCGGCGGGCCTGTGCCTGGTCGCGTACAGCGCCGGCACCATCCTCGGCACCATGCTGGGCGGCGAGGCCACCCAGCGCTTCGGGCCGCGCTTCACCATCGTGGCCGCGATGGCCGGCTCAGGCCCGCTGGTCGCGGTGATCCCGGCGCTCAGCCGCTCGGGGCTGCTGGCGCCGCTGCTGGTCGTGGTGGCGGCGGCCGGCCTGCTGGCGCAGGCGTACCGCCCCGCCGCCTCGGTGCTGCTCAGCGACCTGATGCCGGAGCGGCAGCAGGTGATGGCCTTCTCGATGATGCGGATCGCGCTGAACACGGGGGCGGCGCTCGCGCCGCTGATCGCCGCCGGGCTGATCCTCGTCGACTGGGACGCCCTCTTCTGGCTGGACGGCGCGACCACGCTGGTCTACGCGGCCCTGGCCTTCGCGCTGCTGCCGCGGCGCGCGGTGCTCGCCGCGGCGGAGGAGAAGGCGGCAGCGGACCGCGGCCCCGAGGAAGCGGAGGCCGACGCGCCAGCGCCGATCACGGGGCGGGCCGCCTACCGGGCGATGCTGCGGGACCGGAAGTACATGTTCTACCTGACCGCGGTGCTGCTCGGCACGATCACCTACGTCCAGTCGCTCATCGCGCTGCCGCTGCAGATCAAGGCGGACGACTACCCGACCGGGCTGTACAGCGCGGTGCTCACCGTGTCGTCGCTGGTGCTGATCACCTGCGAGCTGAAGATCACCACGTACATCCTGCGGATGCCGACGCACACCGCGGTGGTGCTCGGCCACCTGGTCAACTCGCTCGGCTTCGCGGTCTACGGGCTGGCGGCGCACTCCCCCGCCTTCATCATGATCGGCGCGGTCTTCGAGGTCAGCGGGCTGATGATCGCGGGCCCGAGCATGTTCGCGCACCCGGCGACCTTCCCGGCGGCGCTCAAGGCCCGCTACATCGGCACGATGCAGGCGACCGCGGGCCTGGCGGCCGCGCTCGGGCCGCTCTTCGCGGTCTTCGTGTGGACCCGGCTCGACCACGGCTTCTGGGTGCTGTGCGCCGTGGTCAACGGTGTGGCGGGGGTGCTCGCGATGGCCGGGCTGAACCGCGGGCGCGACCCGGGCACCGCCACGGAGCAGGACGAGATCAGCCAGGGCGCGGCGGAAGAAGTCATCGGAGGAACGGCATGA
- a CDS encoding ATP-grasp domain-containing protein, producing the protein MNQPQGPVVIVGFVGLTIPFIEAFQPEGSVVYIEEPDVARKREAHAKLAGVGYARGLIEWEYHRPGTADAFHTAHRDLDPVAVVPAVEYAVPFAARLAERYGLPGASLGAALILRDKALLRQVSAAAGIANPASVRVESADDVRDFLRRHPGPAVLKPANRQASLGVRVVESPAEVAAAWTECLVQDEGIFVPDRPMEVAMLAEQFVRGDEYSVEMLLRGGQPLFTNVTAKKLYPGPYPVESAHIVPADISAELSGLLGARTARLTAAIGFGDGVVHCEWIVSDGIPYLVECAGRMPGDAILDLIETAYPLEFMRAYFAVLKGEQPPAELPVRAKSGAAVRFLAPGAGTVAAVHGVEDAERAEGVLFANCAVAPGTSFTGLRNSWDRVGIVMTRADTPAEAHRLAGAAADLVRIEMRPPGGSPAAEKP; encoded by the coding sequence ATGAACCAGCCCCAAGGTCCCGTGGTGATCGTCGGATTCGTGGGGCTCACCATCCCCTTCATCGAGGCCTTCCAGCCCGAGGGCTCGGTGGTCTACATCGAGGAGCCGGACGTCGCCCGCAAGCGGGAGGCGCACGCCAAGCTCGCCGGCGTCGGATACGCCCGCGGGCTGATCGAGTGGGAATACCACCGGCCCGGCACCGCCGACGCCTTCCACACCGCCCACCGCGACCTGGACCCGGTCGCCGTCGTCCCCGCGGTCGAATACGCGGTGCCCTTCGCCGCCCGGCTCGCCGAGCGGTACGGGCTGCCGGGCGCGAGCCTGGGCGCGGCCCTGATCCTGCGGGACAAGGCGCTGCTGCGGCAGGTCAGCGCGGCGGCCGGGATCGCCAACCCGGCGAGCGTCCGGGTGGAGAGCGCCGACGACGTACGGGACTTCCTGCGCCGCCATCCCGGTCCCGCGGTGCTCAAGCCGGCCAACCGGCAGGCGTCGCTGGGCGTCCGGGTGGTCGAGAGCCCGGCGGAGGTGGCGGCGGCCTGGACGGAGTGCCTGGTGCAGGACGAGGGCATCTTCGTCCCCGACCGGCCGATGGAAGTCGCCATGCTCGCTGAGCAGTTCGTGCGGGGCGACGAATACAGCGTCGAGATGCTCTTACGCGGCGGGCAGCCGCTCTTCACCAACGTCACGGCCAAGAAGCTCTACCCGGGCCCCTATCCGGTGGAGTCGGCGCACATCGTGCCGGCCGACATCAGCGCGGAGCTGTCCGGCCTGCTGGGCGCGCGGACCGCGCGGCTGACGGCGGCGATCGGCTTCGGGGACGGGGTGGTGCACTGCGAGTGGATCGTCTCCGACGGCATCCCGTACCTGGTGGAGTGCGCGGGCCGGATGCCCGGCGACGCCATCCTCGACCTGATCGAGACGGCCTACCCGCTGGAATTCATGCGCGCCTACTTCGCCGTACTCAAGGGCGAGCAGCCGCCCGCCGAACTGCCCGTCAGGGCCAAGTCCGGTGCGGCCGTGCGCTTCCTGGCGCCCGGCGCCGGCACGGTCGCGGCCGTCCACGGTGTCGAGGACGCCGAGCGGGCCGAGGGCGTGCTCTTCGCCAACTGCGCCGTCGCGCCCGGCACGTCCTTCACCGGGCTGCGCAACTCCTGGGACCGGGTGGGCATCGTCATGACCCGCGCCGACACCCCGGCGGAGGCGCACCGGCTGGCCGGCGCCGCGGCCGACCTGGTCCGCATCGAGATGCGGCCGCCCGGCGGGAGCCCGGCGGCGGAAAAGCCGTAG
- a CDS encoding SidA/IucD/PvdA family monooxygenase — translation MTHREVDVLAIGAGPANLALAAAIEECGSAELAESTLLLEQAPDIKWQRDLLMPWARSQVSFLKDLVTLRNPRSRFSFLSFLHDQGKLDHFVNLGTFHPYRWEFSDYLQWVATSLERVQIRYSARAAGITPERDSHDAITGWTVTLTDGDTIHCRDLVIGGGRDARVPEPFGDLPPDRVIHSSTYRGRIAEIPKDQPIRAVVVGGAQSAAEMFYALHENLPQSQITMVVRSIGLQNYQTSKFVNELFFPSFVDDFYDTPQEVRAQVLDEMRFTNYAGLAPPFLDELYTMLYRNRMLGAQRSEVRAMTEVTGARIEDNDVVLDLLDRKTGKESPLRCDLVLLGTGYDTRMPALVRDLAEHAGLDNVTVSRSYRVDLGSSSPGAVYLQGVNEATHGIADSLISVLAHRSHDIVTDLLTRRSTAEAGAVR, via the coding sequence ATGACTCACCGCGAGGTTGATGTTCTGGCGATTGGCGCGGGCCCGGCCAATCTGGCGCTGGCCGCGGCGATCGAGGAGTGCGGATCCGCTGAACTCGCCGAGAGCACACTGCTGCTCGAACAGGCACCCGACATCAAATGGCAACGCGATCTGCTGATGCCGTGGGCGCGCAGCCAGGTGTCCTTCCTGAAGGACCTGGTGACCCTGCGCAATCCCCGCAGCAGATTCTCGTTCCTGAGTTTCCTGCACGACCAGGGCAAGCTCGACCACTTCGTGAACCTGGGCACCTTCCACCCCTACCGGTGGGAGTTCTCCGACTACCTGCAGTGGGTGGCGACGTCGCTGGAGCGGGTACAGATCCGCTACAGCGCGCGGGCCGCGGGCATCACCCCGGAGCGCGACAGCCACGACGCCATCACCGGCTGGACGGTGACCCTCACCGACGGCGACACGATCCACTGCCGTGACCTGGTCATCGGCGGCGGCCGCGACGCCCGTGTCCCCGAGCCCTTCGGCGACCTGCCGCCCGACCGCGTCATCCACAGCTCCACCTACCGCGGCCGTATCGCGGAGATCCCCAAGGACCAGCCGATACGCGCGGTCGTCGTCGGCGGCGCGCAGAGCGCGGCGGAGATGTTCTACGCGCTGCACGAGAACCTGCCGCAGAGCCAGATCACGATGGTGGTCCGCTCCATAGGCCTGCAGAACTACCAGACCAGCAAATTCGTCAACGAGCTGTTCTTCCCCTCCTTCGTGGACGACTTCTACGACACCCCGCAGGAAGTGCGCGCCCAGGTGCTCGACGAAATGCGGTTCACGAATTACGCGGGACTCGCACCGCCTTTCCTCGACGAGCTCTACACGATGCTCTACCGGAATCGGATGCTGGGCGCGCAGCGCTCGGAAGTCCGGGCCATGACGGAGGTGACAGGCGCGCGTATCGAGGACAACGACGTCGTCCTCGACCTGCTGGACCGCAAGACCGGAAAGGAGTCGCCGCTGCGCTGCGACCTGGTCCTGCTCGGCACCGGATACGACACCCGGATGCCGGCCCTGGTGCGGGATCTGGCCGAGCACGCCGGTCTCGACAACGTCACGGTCAGCCGCAGCTACCGGGTGGACCTCGGCTCGTCCAGCCCGGGTGCGGTCTACCTCCAGGGCGTCAACGAGGCCACCCACGGCATCGCCGACTCCCTGATCAGCGTCCTGGCGCACCGCAGCCACGACATCGTCACCGACCTGCTGACCCGCCGCAGCACCGCAGAGGCGGGGGCCGTCCGATGA
- a CDS encoding ATP-grasp domain-containing protein — MSRRTLLVIGSGLKVYREYLVAPISRRAREAGLDMVLLNNLRPTWQQAYFDEVVVTNVFDTEAMGQAAREVAARRDVVSLMCWDEPLVLDAGLLAAEFGVPGLSARGVRGCRDKELTRAELTAAGLHQPGFGLTTTVEEARAVAARIGYPVVLKPRAMGASIGVVFAADEAELDAAFDVALAASRVDPGPYRASAIVEEYAPGPEISIDGAVHKGEYLPLFVARKYSSDHPYFEEVGHSVDAADPLLDDKELIGTLARAHQALGIEDGITHSEVRLTGRGPLIIEVNGRLGGDLIPFLGRIATGIEPGEVLFDVATGQRPDVAHTRRAVAGIRFGIPGADCLLKSVRVPEPGRAPGLVAAAPMAEPGTTLRLPPGGYLARHSFVVCEADDVDSCQDRLTAAAALVELDTEPVGPADPRAPFAMPAGLLDVDE; from the coding sequence ATGAGCCGCCGCACTCTGCTGGTCATCGGCAGCGGCCTGAAGGTCTACCGCGAGTACCTGGTCGCGCCGATCAGCAGGCGGGCCCGCGAGGCGGGCCTGGACATGGTGCTGCTGAACAACCTCAGGCCGACGTGGCAGCAGGCCTACTTCGACGAGGTGGTCGTCACCAACGTCTTCGACACCGAGGCGATGGGCCAGGCCGCCCGCGAGGTGGCCGCCCGCCGCGACGTGGTCAGCCTGATGTGCTGGGACGAGCCGCTGGTGCTGGACGCGGGGCTGCTGGCCGCCGAGTTCGGGGTGCCGGGACTGTCCGCGCGCGGGGTGCGCGGCTGCCGCGACAAGGAGCTGACCCGGGCCGAGCTGACCGCCGCGGGCCTGCACCAGCCGGGTTTCGGGCTGACCACCACGGTTGAGGAGGCCAGGGCGGTGGCCGCCCGGATCGGCTACCCGGTGGTGCTCAAGCCGCGGGCGATGGGCGCGAGCATCGGCGTGGTCTTCGCGGCCGACGAGGCGGAGCTGGACGCCGCCTTCGATGTCGCGCTGGCGGCGAGCCGGGTCGACCCGGGCCCCTACCGGGCCAGCGCGATCGTGGAGGAGTACGCACCGGGGCCGGAGATCAGCATCGACGGCGCCGTCCACAAGGGCGAGTACCTGCCGCTGTTCGTGGCCCGCAAATACAGCAGCGACCACCCGTACTTCGAGGAGGTCGGCCACAGCGTGGACGCGGCCGACCCGCTGCTGGACGACAAGGAGCTGATCGGCACCCTGGCGCGGGCGCACCAGGCGCTCGGCATCGAGGACGGCATCACCCACAGCGAGGTGCGGCTGACCGGCCGGGGGCCGCTGATCATCGAGGTCAACGGCCGGCTCGGCGGCGACCTGATCCCCTTCCTCGGCCGGATCGCCACCGGTATCGAGCCGGGCGAGGTGCTCTTCGACGTGGCCACCGGGCAGCGCCCCGACGTCGCCCACACCCGGCGGGCGGTGGCCGGCATCAGGTTCGGCATCCCCGGCGCGGACTGCCTGCTGAAGTCCGTACGGGTGCCCGAGCCCGGCCGGGCGCCGGGCCTGGTGGCCGCCGCCCCGATGGCGGAGCCGGGCACCACGCTGCGGCTGCCGCCGGGCGGCTACCTGGCGCGGCACTCCTTCGTGGTGTGCGAGGCCGACGACGTGGACAGCTGCCAGGACCGGCTGACGGCGGCGGCGGCGCTGGTGGAGCTGGACACCGAACCGGTCGGGCCGGCCGACCCGCGGGCGCCGTTCGCGATGCCGGCCGGACTGCTGGACGTGGACGAGTGA
- a CDS encoding acyl-CoA dehydrogenase family protein has protein sequence MTTTAHSGEPDTAAEILARAKALAPVLRERAAEIEQHRKLPADVVELLRGTGVFRMCSGREWGGPELTSMEQTRVVETLAYGDASAAWCAVIGANTGLIANFLDGQVVKEVYPRQDMITAGVLAPAGHAERVPGGFRLTGRWSFGSGVDHSDWVNSGAFVFEDGEPYASPDGSNPHESRQFLVPRSDVETVDNWDTTGLCGSGSCDYTITDVFVPENRTFTFYEPRGRISPLSHPESFMRALCGVPLGVARAALDHAREVATTRVDRMTGTAWSDSFRVQVALAECEADFHAARSGVYTAMTRQWEVLSAGGEPTPDERAASPLAWLHAFRTSRTIVNRLYDLLQTWSINRSSPMDRWLRDTATMCQNLTAQDVVLESVGAYLLGGTPKFRISLGITT, from the coding sequence ATGACGACGACGGCACACAGCGGCGAGCCGGACACCGCGGCCGAGATCCTGGCCAGGGCGAAGGCGCTGGCCCCGGTGCTGCGGGAGCGGGCCGCCGAGATCGAGCAGCACCGCAAGCTGCCCGCCGACGTGGTGGAGCTGCTGCGCGGCACCGGCGTCTTCCGCATGTGCTCGGGCCGCGAGTGGGGCGGCCCCGAGCTGACGTCGATGGAGCAGACGCGGGTCGTGGAGACGCTGGCCTACGGTGACGCGTCGGCGGCCTGGTGCGCGGTGATCGGCGCCAACACCGGGCTGATCGCGAACTTCCTGGACGGCCAGGTCGTCAAGGAGGTCTACCCGCGCCAGGACATGATCACCGCGGGAGTGCTCGCCCCCGCCGGGCACGCCGAGCGGGTGCCCGGCGGCTTCCGGCTCACCGGCCGCTGGTCCTTCGGCAGCGGCGTCGACCACAGCGACTGGGTGAATTCCGGCGCCTTCGTCTTCGAGGACGGCGAGCCCTACGCCAGCCCCGACGGCAGCAACCCGCACGAGTCGCGGCAGTTCCTGGTCCCCCGCTCCGACGTCGAGACGGTCGACAACTGGGACACCACCGGCCTGTGCGGCAGCGGCAGTTGCGACTACACGATCACCGACGTCTTCGTGCCGGAGAACCGCACCTTCACCTTCTACGAGCCGCGCGGCCGGATCAGCCCGCTGTCGCACCCGGAGTCCTTCATGCGGGCGCTGTGCGGCGTACCGCTGGGAGTGGCGCGGGCGGCGCTGGACCACGCGCGGGAGGTCGCCACCACCCGGGTCGACCGGATGACGGGCACCGCCTGGTCCGACAGCTTCCGGGTGCAGGTCGCGCTCGCCGAGTGCGAGGCCGACTTCCACGCCGCCCGCAGCGGCGTCTACACCGCCATGACCCGGCAGTGGGAGGTGCTGTCGGCCGGCGGCGAGCCGACCCCCGACGAGCGCGCCGCCTCGCCGCTGGCCTGGCTGCACGCCTTCCGCACCTCCCGCACGATCGTCAACAGGCTCTACGACCTGCTCCAGACCTGGTCGATCAACCGGTCCTCGCCGATGGACCGCTGGCTGCGCGACACCGCGACCATGTGCCAGAACCTCACCGCGCAGGACGTGGTCCTGGAGTCGGTCGGCGCCTATCTGCTCGGCGGGACGCCCAAGTTCCGCATCAGCCTCGGCATCACCACCTGA